From Myotis daubentonii chromosome 15, mMyoDau2.1, whole genome shotgun sequence, one genomic window encodes:
- the FAM187B gene encoding protein FAM187B has product MSDLTMSRVVPGPLPQSQSTMMTTPWLLLSFAVPLLGFYVPISCPHSKRCQRALLSNNDVSLYCNASGAQWYYYFLQDGTNWSIHPLSVSNIEAMSEGSILIRSPLPSQTGLYSCRDKKDIQVVQYEIDFQDISTLHITHRDLGQKPLQNETLSLGSKEIIFTHWEPWQDCNRCGEPGERKRLGYCYIQEPLGNCVPCLLYLGNARLWSSRMRPEMQIEACHVQCETSNTKNIAFEIAFDNFELSEESGSAWLTCFLGSIYRPIIWEADSKSLTWQGQLSGQDLSTVLDPATGGRRLQVFRPAIYQCFVHQKLVARFNPRPHVGTMEVLQREKARQQREAGEAWKGKASNSRLKGLKLLLVGTMLGLLGMLLKLFCPSRSKRRKQVLLVK; this is encoded by the exons ATGAGTGACCTCACAATGTCCAGGGTGGTGCCCGGCCCACTGCCACAGTCCCAGTCCACCATGATGACCACCCCATGGCTGCTGCTCAGCTTTGCTGTCCCACTGCTGGGTTTCTATGTTCCTATCAGCTGTCCTCATAGCAAGCGATGCCAACGAGCCCTACTTTCCAACAATGATGTCTCTCTGTACTGCAACGCCTCTGGTGCACAGTGGTACTACTACTTCCTACAAGATGGGACCAACTGGTCCATCCACCCGCTCAGCGTTTCAAACATAGAAGCAATGTCTGAAGGCAGCATTCTCATTAGAAGTCCATTGCCATCCCAGACGGGTTTATACAGCTGTCGGGACAAGAAAGACATCCAAGTGGTGCAGTATGAGATTGACTTCCAGGACATTAGCACCCTGCACATTACACATAGAGACCTGGGCCAGAAGCCTTTGCAGAATGAGACCCTGAGTCTGGGCAGCAAGGAGATCATCTTCACCCACTGGGAGCCCTGGCAAGACTGTAACCGCTGTGGCGAGCCCGGTGAGCGCAAACGCCTGGGGTATTGCTACATCCAGGAGCCTCTGGGGAACTGCGTCCCCTGCTTGCTCTACCTGGGAAATGCTAGGCTGTGGTCCAGCCGCATGCGACCTGAGATGCAGATAGAAGCCTGCCATGTCCAGTGTGAAACATCAAATACGAAGAACATTGCCTTTGAAATTGCTTTTGACAACTTCGAGCTCAGTGAGGAGTCAGGATCTGCATGGCTCACCTGCTTCTTAGGATCCATCTATAG GCCCATCATCTGGGAAGCCGACAGCAAGTCCCTGACCTGGCAGGGCCAGCTCTCCGGCCAGGACCTGAGCACCGTCCTGGACCCCGCTACTGGGGGCAGGCGGCTGCAGGTCTTCCGGCCAGCCATTTACCAGTGCTTCGTGCACCAGAAGCTCGTGGCTCGATTCAACCCCAGGCCCCATGTGGGTACGATGGAGGTTCTGCAGAGAGAGAAAGCTAGACAACAgcgagaggcaggagaggcctggAAGGGGAAGGCCAGCAACTCCCGCCTCAAGGGCCTGAAGCTGCTGCTGGTGGGCACCATGCTGGGCCTGCTCGGGATGCTGCTCAAGCTCTTCTGCCCGTCACggagtaaaagaagaaaacaggtgCTTCTGGTGAAATAA